Genomic DNA from Hordeum vulgare subsp. vulgare chromosome 2H, MorexV3_pseudomolecules_assembly, whole genome shotgun sequence:
CCTGGATAGCCACCACAGAACCAAAATATTATAGGTGATTAACAGTACCATATTCCAAGAAAAGCCTACAGTTGTCGGTTTATTTCAAATCATTCCATGCCAAACCTCCCTGATGGTTACCACCTTTTCGTTTCACCACAAAACACAGTGACAAGCTAACTAATGAATAGCAAGGGAACTAAGAATTCCGTCTTGCTTCACATACAGTCCATTTATAATCCATTTTAGCTGCCTGAGCGGTCATGACCTGtgcagaggccactgctagctacCAAGTAAGTACATGTCATCTTTAGCAAAGCTAATTAACAAACTAACTACAACCAACAATTAATTACAGATTAGATAGTGAGAGATTAATTACCTGGTGCTCATTGCGCTGTCATGGCATCAAGAGCACCTTGCAGACCAACTCATCATTTGGAAGCTTGTTAACACTACATTTAGAAGGAATCATGGGGATTAGTAAGATAAAATACAGTCCCAAACATGTGCCTACTTGCCAATTTCATATCCATCAAGTCCCCAGCTTGTTCCAGATCTGCATCGAATGATTGCATTTTACTGGGCACGATATGAATATGCAGGCAATGAAGTGTTACACTCTTCTGCCCTATCCATGGATACTTGGTAATAAGCTTAAACAATTACGCAAGCAAATACATGGAAGAACAGCTATGTCATTTTTCTTACAACTAAAACCAAGGTTGATTCATAAACAAGACAGGACACTATTTGGTACAGACTCACAGCTTCATTATACTGAGATAAATGCAATAGGAATCCTAATTGGACGAGAGTGATAATATTCGTGCCAGCTAAATGCCTTGTTTTGCTTCTTCCGCCTTTAGTTATCGGTTATGCTTGACCAGTTGGTGGAGGTGCTCGGTAAGAAGCCACAGGATGGTCGTGAGCTCACCTCCACTGCTGAGCTTCCCGGCATGGGACTCCCTGCTGCACTTATTAGCAGCGTGGACCAGGAAATCCCTCCACACATAGAAGAGCACCTGCAATGAGCTGTACGTGCCCTTTACTTTCTCGTCATTTTCATTCTTGACGAGTTCTTGGGCAACGAGGATTGCATAACGGACACGGGGAACTTCATCGGTGATATCTGGATTCTCTTTTTGCACTATCTCGGCAAGCTTCTTTCTATACTGCAGACTGGAGCGGGAGCGAGAATTGGGGCCATCATACAGGCGGAACAAGTCGCCGTAGCTGGGAGCTGGGTGCTCTTGGCCTTCTTGGGACCATATGCTGACCAGATTCTCACAGGTTCGTCGGTACAATTTGCTCTGAGAAAGGCCCGGTAACATGTAGGGGCGCTCCACCAGGAGGAACATCATGTAATTGGACATCACCCTGACAGACTCCTCATAGAATGCTTCTTCTTCCATGGTCTCTTCCGTTGCTTTCTTCCGATTCTCGCCAAGGAGAAAGAGGTCGGTGGCGAGGTGCCAGATAATGACGCCCTCTTGGAACTCAACGCCTAGTTTTCTTTTTAGAGGTTTAAGCACATCGTCATGCAGATTACAATCGTCGAGTGCCTCCTCACCCCATTTCTCCCTGATAATGCCCTGTGTGCTCACTTTCCCATCGCTCACCAATTCCTGTATGTACATCATCAACCTTTGTTTCAGCTCCTCTGGAAACTTGACGGTCCACGAGTGGGCCCCCAGCATTTTGGCAAATCTACCCACTAGAGGGCTGTTCCTTTTGCTGGGACGAGTACAGAAATGCAACATGTTATACTGCCCCACAGTGCCCGACCACCTCCTTGACGGCCTCAACCATGTGCTTAGTCCCATGACCTTTATGAGCCGGTGAAGAGATACAATCCTACGACGAAGCCGATCCCATCCCCCTCCGCAgagaacttcatgttgaagccaaCTCCATCTTGTGCCACACAGGAATGGGAGTGTCCAACTCGACCCAAGTGCACTCAgcagagatctcatctcgaggagTAAGGCACTGCCCAGTAAGATGTAGGTGATCAGAACATCCACTCTGCTGTGACCAGCTTTGCCACTGAACTGGAACACCAaaagcgaggcggcggcggcagcaggtGAGACTATGCAGACACAGTAACCAAATAAATTGTGGACGACAGCTGCCTTGGTGTAGAGGATGTCATACATCAGGGAGAgctccaactccatcaacacataCCTCTGTTCATATGTGAGATGTTCAAGTACTTTGATCTCACGGTTGTCTTCACCCATGCTGCCCGACGAATCAACAGCTGCGTGCTTGCAGATGTGGAACAGGGAGTGAGCATGCCGCatgaggaattcttcttcgtccatcttccccTTGAATCCCCCTTTGGGGGGTCTTTCATCGAGGTAAAAATGGCATTTGGCACGTGGTTCCTTCTTAAGCGAGCTCCGGATGCTGTCCATGTTGCTGCCCTTCAGTGCTGCTGTCCTCTCTCCGTACTTGAGAACACCGACGATGAACATCAAGATGACAGCAAGCACGAACATGTCCTGAGTGCCGACGTAATGCTTGTAGAGGACGTAGACAGCTCCGGCAACCTGCATACCAAGAGTTACCAGGTGTCGCAGCCAGAGTCTGTTGTCCTCAAGTGAGTAGGCGGTGATGTTGTCCGGGCCGCCAAGGTGCAGCAAGAGAAACGGTGCCCAAAACGCGACGAGACGATGCTCGCGACGTGTGGCACCGTCGAAAGAGAGGTGACCAAGAGCATATATTGCAGTGGCATCAGCCAGCTGGTATGCCATCCAGAGGATGAACCTGAAGAGTCGCCAAGATGTTTCACGCCGACGTATCCCGGCTAACAAGAGCAGGATGACTTGCAGAGTGAGGCTCGCCAGCACCAGGATCTGAACCGCCCACGCATTCCAGAAGTCTATAGGCCCTCCAGCCATTGATCTTGCCCTGCATGCACTGCATGGAATGAATTTTTACCATAGGATCGGCGCAGCTGTTTCATTAAACAGAAGAACCTAATTAATGCAGCTAAACTAGATCATCTCAATCAGAAAATCAGAACCAATTTGTTTACACATACCAAGTGATAGCACAATTGCAGCGAGCGGCACAAGTTCGGACTCAGGCAAGGTCCAGCCAGCAGTGAAACAGGAAGTACAAAGGACACTCAATACTCCCTGCTACTAATAGACTGAAGAAGGTGGCTAACTACTGAAACATGAAACTAAGAAGACAGACGTTAGCCATACTATATATAGGCCATCATCTCATAGTTCTCATTAGCATTTGTTATTGTTGAGACCGACCAACTCTGAGAAAAGCGGCATCTAATAATTCCCTGTTATTAAAGCATTAGTTGGTACctcccaactctgaagaaaatgaTCACCTTCACTGCAGAGTACTATGATGCTGCTGCCTAGCATAACTACAGAGCAAGTGATCAAGTACTAGTACTAGGCCATCATCTCATAGTTCTCATTAGCATTTGTTATTGTTGAGACCGACCAACTCTGAACAAAGCGGCATCTAATAATTCCCTGTTATTAAAGCATTAGTTGGTACctcccaactctgaagaaaattaTCACCTTCACTGCAGAGTACTATGATGCTGCTGCCTAGCATAACTACAGAGCAAGTGATCAAGTACTAGTACTAGGCCATCATCTCATAGTTCTCATTAGCATTTGTTATTGTTGAGACCGACCAACTCTGAACAAAGCGGCATCTAATAATTCCCTGTTATTAAAGCATTAGTTGGTACctcccaactctgaagaaaattaTCACCTTCACTGCAGAGTACTATGATGTTGCTGCCTAGCATAACTACAGAGCAAGTGATCAAGTACTAGTACTAGGCCATCATCTCATAGTTCTCATTAGCATTTGTTATTGTTGAGACCGCCCAACTCTGAACAAAGCGGCATCTAATAATTGACCAACTCTGAACAAAGCGGCATCTAATAATTCCCTGTTATTAAAGCATTAGTTGGTACctcccaactctgaagaaaatgaTCACCTTCACTGCAGAGTACTATGACACTGCTACCTAGCATAACTACACAGCAAGTTATCAAGTACACAGTCAAGTCAACATTGTTGGCTTTTCGCCCTCAGGATCGAACACACTATCACCCTGCAGCTCGACTAGCCGTGTACGTACAACTCGGCTCAACGTATACGAACTAGTTGTATCACTCGATATCTCACCGGCGCTTACGCAAACACCGGGACCAGAACACACGCACGCGaacgcagcaacacaaagatggccAGAGGCATGTGTCGTGCCTCGTAATAatctctttattgcttttctcgTTTTTTGGTGTACAAAACTCACGCAATgctgcatatatatatacatcaaCCTGGCTAGCAAGCCGACTCCAACTAGACGTCTAAGTCCAACACGGAGAGTCAATCCTAACCGGACTTCACCTGCACACTAATTACTAATTCCTAAACCAGCTAGTACAATTCGTATATGACCAGGACATCCACATGAAAAACTTTCCAGACTATACGGCAACCTGCCTAACTGAATATGACTCGGTTTGGATTATTCCTACATTCACCCCCTAATCCAAACTATCGACTCGGAGACTTAGAACCAACACATCACCAAGATTACCAGCCCATGCCGTCACATCTTAGCGTGCTACATGCAGACTAAACACATAGCCTCTCACGCaggaactcaacttaactggtgcGCATCCATCTTCACGTTGGCCTTCGTCTTCTCGCCGAGACACACTAACGACTCAGACACAAACAAAAAACTAAAGACatactcttttttttgttttttttctcgcGCAGCTTCTTTATCAAAGCAACCCTGGGCCATCATCCACGCCCACTTTAGCTAGTTGCAGAATCTCGTGCTCCTTCTTTGCCTCCTTCCGCGAATCAGGACACTCTCGAGAATAGTGTCCATAGTTCTGACAATTGTAGCATCGAACTTTAGATTTGTCAAACTTCCTGTACTTTTGCTTATCTTTCTCCTTATTGCGCGAGAACATCAACTGCTCCTCTTCTTCGTCGCGTTCCCGTCCTTTCAATGTCAACTCATAGGTCTTTAGCCGCCCGATCACCGACATCTTCGTCACATCGCCCCACTGCTCGATGGTGCCAACGATCGGTAAAAACTTGTCGGGAACGGTTCGTAGTAATTTCTCCACAACCGCGATGTCTTCCATCTTTGACCCAAGAGCTCGCATCTCATTAACTAGGGAGGTTAGTTTTAACGCAAATTCACCAACCCCTTCTGACGTCTTCATGCTCATCCTCTCGAACTCCCTCCTTAGAGCTTGAACACGTGCCTTCTTGACACGATCATCTCCAGCATGCATCTCCTTGAGCGCTTGCCAAGCTTCCTTTGCCGTCTCTTTCTCCGATATAGACATGAAAACGACATCAGACACACCTTGGGCTATGATGGAGAAAGCCTCTTGGTCCTTTGTCTCTTCGACCGCGCCTTCACCTTCCACCGCTGCCCAAACTCCACGCGCACGCATGAAGATCTTCATCTTCGCAGCCCACACCCCATAATTGTCACCATCAAGCATGGGGTACTGGATGGTCACACCACCACCACTCGCCTTCGAAGTCGACATGATCCTCTTCTTCGATTTTTCTCCGTCCGTGACACAACTTGACGGCGACGACAACTCCACCATGACGCAACTTGACGGCGAAGCCTCCACAccttgctctagataccaattgttggcttttcgtCCTCAGgatcgaacacacgatcaccctgcAGCTCGACTAGTCGTGTACGTGCAACTCGGCTCAACGTATACGAACTAGTTGTAGCACTCGATATCTCACCGGCGCTTACGCAAACACCGGGACCAGAACACACGCACGCGaacgcagcaacacaaagatggccagaggcacgtgtcgtgcctcgtaataatctctttattgcttttctcgTTTTTCTGGTGTACAAAACTCACGCAAcgctgcatatatatatatacatcaaCCTGCCTAGCAAGCCGACTCCAACTAGACGTCTAAGACCAACACGGAGAGTCAATCCTAACCGGACTTCACCTGCACACTAATTACTAATTCCTAAACCAGCTAGTACAACTCGTATATGACCAGGACATCCACATGAAAAACTTTCCAGACTATACGGCAACCTGCCTAACTGAATATGACTCGGTTTGGATTATTCCTACAAACATTACATGCCACAGGAGCTAGCAAACTAGCTGTCCACTTTCAACAGGTAGCCAAAGAAGCAAGAAATTAGGAACACTGATGACGGTGAGGAATCACATGTGAAGGTGTACGTGCTGGATGTGTCCATCTGGCCAACTCATCATTTGTTAGCTTGTCCATACAAAATTAGGATGGAAAAGACGAACAAGCTGGATAAATACAGTCTCAAGCATGTGCCTACATGCGATTCCTCATACGCCCCACGGGAACCTGTAAAATCTGCAACACAGAGCTAAGCCCACTTATTCGCATCTAAGGAATTATTCGGATTATTGTGGAAATTGAATGCATCTGACTCCAATGCAGAAGCATCCACATACCATAGCTAAGTGCAAAAGGGGAAGTCTACTATAAGTACCATCTGAATCCATCGAGCAAGCAGAGGGAAAGAAATACAAACAAGAAATCATGGGCATTAGGCAGATAATTGGTGTGGTCCATACTAAATTAGGAAGAAAAGGACGGATTACGTAGATAAATACAGTCTCAAGCATGGAAGCGTGGGCATGCATGTGGCTGTGCGTGCGTGCATCCTGTGAACCAACGCAACATTTGGTAGCTTCTGGATACAAAATTTGAAAGGGATCATGGGCATTTGGTAGATAAATAGAGTCTCAATAGTTAGTGTGGTGGCAACTAGGTACACTGATAACGGTAAGGAATCACAGTTGAAGGTACGTGCTGGATGCGCCCGTCAGACCAACTCATCATTTGTTAGCTTGTCCGTACAAAATTAGGAAGGAAAGGACGGATTAGGTGGATAAATACAGTCTCAAGCATGTGCCTACTTGTGTTTCCTCATGAGGTTTTTTTACTGTTGAGAGCATGTAGTGTACAAGCTGCGTTCAATCAACCAACAATACTGTATTCCCAAATTATGTTATGGGCTGGGTTGAGCCACTGCAGGAGGCGACGAAGATGAATCCCTCTCTGTGGCCTGGAGCAGGTGGAGGTGGGTGGCTGCAGTGGGAAATCAGGGGTTGATTCCAGAAGAGAGGCTCTGAACAGTCGCTGCCATGAAGAAGATCAGTAGAATCTAATGGGTTTACCACAATGTTTTTACTaataatataaaacatatgcTCATTAGACGGACCAATATAAATGGTATAGTTAACAATCAACAATCCAGTCAAGTGAAATGTGAAAATGGCAATATATTACCTGTAACAGCAGCACCATTAATTACTAGCTCCTAGCGGCACCCAAGTCCAAGCAGgaaataggagaagagaaagatggCCGGCGATTGGGACATTGCCTGGCTGGGACTCATATACAAGAATTGCACTTGTATGGTTTGGCCTCAACTTTCATCTGAaatggttttctttttaaaaaaaaaaggaggtgaaaCCCCCAGCCTCTACATCAATCGATCTATGCAGCCATCTCTGTAATGGTATTTAACCCAGTAAAATCAATCCCAAAGTTAGCTATTTTTTTCCGTGTTACTGTCTGAATCCTACAGCTAGAATCTGAAATTGAGTTGCGTAAACACAGAGTCTAAAACCAGTTCATATTCAAATACCGAAAAGGCAGAGAACTCGCAGGGAGTACCGCATCACGGGGCAAGCACCAGCCTTCGCGGACCACCGCCGGCAACACACGCGGCTGCAGGGGCAGAAGGAGGGCCCGGGATGGTCCTTGGCCGCCGCCATGCATGGGTAGGTCTCCCCTACGGCCTCGAGCAAGAGCAGTACAGAGCCTCGTGGTTGGAGGAAGAAACTCTTCTTCCCGAGAAATGAATAAACAGGCGTGATTAGAGATTAGTTCTTCTTACCGCTGAGAGCAGGCACTGAACATTCGGCCCCACACAAATACTCCTTATACTTCCAAAAAGGATGCATGTCTTATCTGTCACCGTCCGTAAATTTACTTGACGCGCTGTAGAGTCCCAAAGGTCTCACCCTTGAAGATGTCATAGCTCTTGGTTTCGTCGACTTAACTTCAAATTTTGTGGCGATCTACGGTCTATTTTGTccaaaagcaaaaaataaacaaaCAATGCACTCCCCGTTCTGACTCATA
This window encodes:
- the LOC123429076 gene encoding uncharacterized protein LOC123429076 — its product is MAGGPIDFWNAWAVQILVLASLTLQVILLLLAGIRRRETSWRLFRFILWMAYQLADATAIYALGHLSFDGATRREHRLVAFWAPFLLLHLGGPDNITAYSLEDNRLWLRHLVTLGMQVAGAVYVLYKHYVGTQDMFVLAVILMFIVGVLKYGERTAALKGSNMDSIRSSLKKEPRAKCHFYLDERPPKGGFKGKMDEEEFLMRHAHSLFHICKHAAVDSSGSMGEDNREIKVLEHLTYEQRYVLMELELSLMYDILYTKAAVVHNLFGYCVCIVSPAAAAASLLVFQFSGKAGHSRVDVLITYILLGSALLLEMRSLLSALGSSWTLPFLCGTRWSWLQHEVLCGGGWDRLRRRIVSLHRLIKVMGLSTWLRPSRRWSGTVGQYNMLHFCTRPSKRNSPLVGRFAKMLGAHSWTVKFPEELKQRLMMYIQELVSDGKVSTQGIIREKWGEEALDDCNLHDDVLKPLKRKLGVEFQEGVIIWHLATDLFLLGENRKKATEETMEEEAFYEESVRVMSNYMMFLLVERPYMLPGLSQSKLYRRTCENLVSIWSQEGQEHPAPSYGDLFRLYDGPNSRSRSSLQYRKKLAEIVQKENPDITDEVPRVRYAILVAQELVKNENDEKVKGTYSSLQVLFYVWRDFLVHAANKCSRESHAGKLSSGGELTTILWLLTEHLHQLVKHNR